The Eriocheir sinensis breed Jianghai 21 chromosome 21, ASM2467909v1, whole genome shotgun sequence genome includes a region encoding these proteins:
- the LOC127001750 gene encoding developmentally-regulated GTP-binding protein 2-like, whose translation MGILERIGEIEKEIARTQKNKATEYHLGVLKAKLAKYRSQLLEPQGKKGEKGEGFDVMKSGDARVALIGFPSVGKSTLLSTLTNTQSVAASYEFTTLTCIPGVIEYKGANIQLLDLPGIIEGASQGKGRGRQVIAVARTSDLVIMMVDVTKGEVQKELLTAELEAVGIRLNKRKPGIYFKQKKAGGIKFNATCTLTKIDEKMVQMILHEYKIFNAEVIFREDCTSDELIDVISGNRVYMPCLYVYNKIDQVSIEEVDRVAHMAHSVVVSCNMKLNLDYLLERTWLELSLLRIYTKKPGRAPDFGDPIILRGGASVEHVCHSIHRSIVAVFKYALVWGKSTKFSPQRVGIHHIMCDEDVIQIVTKK comes from the exons ATGGGGATCCTCGAGAGAATCGGCGAGATCGAGAAGGAGATCGCCAGGACGCAAAAGAACAAAG CGACGGAGTACCATCTGGGTGTGCTGAAGGCCAAGCTAGCTAAGTACCGCTCACAGCTACTGGAGCCGCAGGGCAAGAAGGGTGAAAAGGGTGAGGGCTTTGATGTTATGAAGAGTGGTGATGCGCGGGTGGCTCTCATCGGTTTCCCTTCGGTTGGTAAG AGTACCTTGCTGAGCACCCTGACCAACACCCAGAGCGTGGCTGCCTCCTATGAGTTCACAACCCTCACATGCATCCCCGGCGTCATTGAGTACAAGGGCGCCAACATACAGCTTCTTGATCTGCCAGGTATCATCGAGGGTGCCTCCCAGGGCAAGGGTCGAGGCaggcag GTGATTGCGGTGGCTCGAACGTCGGACTTGGTGATCATGATGGTGGACGTGACGAAGGGGGAGGTGCAGAAGGAGCTCCTCACCGCTGAGTTGGAGGCTGTCGGTATCAGGCTCAACAAGAGGAAACCTGGCATCTACTTCAAA cAAAAAAAGGCGGGAGGCATAAAGTTTAACGCCACGTGTACCCTGACCAAGATTGACGAGAAGATGGTGCAGATGATCCTTCACGAGTACAAGATTTTCAACGCCGAG GTCATATTTAGGGAAGACTGCACGTCAGATGAGCTGATAGATGTGATCTCCGGCAACCGAGTTTACATGCCATGCCTCTACGTGTACAACAAGATCGATCAGGTGTCCATTGAGGAGGTGGACCGTGTGGCTCACATGGCTCACAGCGTGGTGGTCAG ctGCAATATGAAGCTCAATCTCGACTATCTACTGGAACGGACATGGCTAGAGCTCTCCTTACTGCGGATCTACACCAAGAAGCCGGGCCGGGCGCCAGACTTCGGCGACCCGATCATCCTGCGCGGGGGAGCCTCCGTTGAGCATGTGTGTCACTCCATCCACAGGTCCATCGTGGCAGTATTTAAATACGCCCTCGTCTGG gGCAAGAGCACCAAGTTTAGCCCGCAGCGAGTTGGAATCCACCACATAATGTGTGACGAAGATGTTATTCAGATTGTGACGAAGAAATAA
- the LOC127001752 gene encoding leptin receptor gene-related protein-like isoform X1, translated as MAGLKALVTLAFATTIGLTFLFLACALPQYNNWWPFFVVVFYVLAPIPSIIARRVSEDTGGSNPCKELAYFVTAAIVVSAFGLPIILARSPSTAPVIDWGACGLVLAGNVVTFFTIWGFFMIADSDDVEYSMW; from the exons CACTGGTGACCCTTGCCTTCGCCACCACCATAggcctcaccttcctctttttgGCCTGTGCCTTGCCGCAGTACAA TAACTGGTGGCCATTCTTTGTTGTGGTGTTCTATGTGTTGGCGCCAATACCAAGCATAATAGCGCGCAGGGTGTCAGAGGACACAGGCGGCAGCAACCCATGCAAGGAGTTGGCATACTTCGTGACTGCCGCCATCGTTGTCTCTGCTTTTGGCCTGCCTATCATCCTTGCCCGCTCCCCCTCCACGGCCCCAGTG ATTGACTGGGGTGCGTGCGGCCTAGTTCTGGCGGGCAACGTGGTCACCTTCTTCACCATATGGGGCTTCTTCATGATAGCCGACAGTGACGACGTGGAGTACAGCATGTGGTAG
- the LOC127001752 gene encoding leptin receptor gene-related protein-like isoform X2: protein MQMRALVTLAFATTIGLTFLFLACALPQYNNWWPFFVVVFYVLAPIPSIIARRVSEDTGGSNPCKELAYFVTAAIVVSAFGLPIILARSPSTAPVIDWGACGLVLAGNVVTFFTIWGFFMIADSDDVEYSMW, encoded by the exons ATGCAGATGCGAG CACTGGTGACCCTTGCCTTCGCCACCACCATAggcctcaccttcctctttttgGCCTGTGCCTTGCCGCAGTACAA TAACTGGTGGCCATTCTTTGTTGTGGTGTTCTATGTGTTGGCGCCAATACCAAGCATAATAGCGCGCAGGGTGTCAGAGGACACAGGCGGCAGCAACCCATGCAAGGAGTTGGCATACTTCGTGACTGCCGCCATCGTTGTCTCTGCTTTTGGCCTGCCTATCATCCTTGCCCGCTCCCCCTCCACGGCCCCAGTG ATTGACTGGGGTGCGTGCGGCCTAGTTCTGGCGGGCAACGTGGTCACCTTCTTCACCATATGGGGCTTCTTCATGATAGCCGACAGTGACGACGTGGAGTACAGCATGTGGTAG